In Aspergillus flavus chromosome 3, complete sequence, one genomic interval encodes:
- a CDS encoding SWI-SNF chromatin remodeling complex, Snf5 subunit (unnamed protein product), whose amino-acid sequence MANMSPLRGYITSYSPRVRQYGNALLTPVIPPSQTGPTPRMTKRGTAAINYAEDGFDDDDFEDSEGPRRPTGLRSLRREESTIDKVPLAEKLGKEVHAPVEVQGVFRDWMIKRMLRPVCADQLQIQAQLPLTLIPIRIDLEVPAHQPLEPFQLPRTVLDPGINPALPGYRRPEPLPAYRIKDTFLWNLHEALATPEEFATGFVRDLDLPNPQAMTMAISNQIRQQLEEYAGVALHPLFQSTLPKPPSASQAGVSRDVSATPVPTHAATPDSRSNTVTVTKEPFVNDSFLNPDDAYRCMINLNINLQNKLYTDKFEWSLLHPPGMAEEFAKITCADLGLSGEWVGAIAHGIYEAVLKLKKEVCESGGLVSGIGGYGNEIDNQAANGTEAGWRYDPEGLGDEWEPKVETLSKEEIEKREGDRERQIRRLRRETARFSSTAGITPDVSRQGSGGYFDVDSETPLGRGERSKRKRRFRSLSPLGRGGTPGGRGTPDTSSGAGYGGGGGTLSDWERQNWRCSNCMVWGTAVWAVRDGPAGPRTLCHNCGLLYERDKVAPEWSRDLHRHDIPIGRA is encoded by the exons ATGGCCAACATGTCCCCCCTCAGAGGCTATATTACTTCTTATTCTCCGCGAGTCCGTCAATATGGAAACGCGCTTCTCACACCGGTCATTCCTCCAAGCCAAACTGGTCCGACACCGCGAATGACAAAGCGAGGAACAGCAGCAATAAATTACGCCGAAGATGGGTTTGACGACGATGATTTCGAGGATAGTGAAGGTCCTAGACGACCCACTGGATTGAGAAGCCTTCGACGAGAAGAGTCGACTATTGACAAGGTTCCTTTGGCGGAAAAGTTAGGGAAAGAAGTTCACGCTCCTGTTGAGGTTCAAGGAGTATTTCGGGATTGGATGATTAAGAGGATGCTGAGGCCTGT CTGTGCCGACCAACTGCAGATTCAGGCGCAGCTCCCCCTTACCCTAATACCCATTCGCATTGATTTAGAGGTTCCAGCGCATCAACCTCTAGAGCCCTTCCAATTGCCCCGGACTGTTTTGGACCCCGGTATCAACCCTGCTCTCCCCGGCTATAGAAGACCCGAGCCGTTGCCTGCCTACAGGATCAAGGATACATTCCTTTGGAACCTTCACGAAGCGCTAGCGACTCCTGAAGAATTCGCTACCGGCTTTGTTCGTGACTTAGATCTACCCAATCCACAGGCCATGACAATGGCAATCAGCAATCAAATTCGTCAACAATTAGAGGAATATGCTGGTGTTGCGCTACATCCGCTATTTCAAAGCACACTGCCAAAGCCGCCTTCTGCCAGCCAAGCTGGTGTATCGCGCGATGTATCCGCAACTCCCGTTCCTACCCATGCCGCCACGCCTGATAGCAGATCCAACACAGTTACGGTAACCAAAGAGCCATTTGTGAACGACAGTTTCCTGAATCCAGATGATGCATACCGATGCATGATCAATCTCAACATCAACCTGCAAAATAAGTTATACACTGACAAGTTCGAGTGGTCTCTGCTCCATCCTCCGGGCATGGCAGAGGAATTCGCGAAAATTACTTGTGCGGATCTGGGTCTTAGTGGAGAATGGGTCGGGGCTATTGCACATGGTATTTATGAAGCTGTTCTAAAGTTGAAGAAAGAAGTTTGTGAAAGCGGTGGTCTAGTCAGTGGCATTGGCGGCTATGGAAATGAGATAGACAACCAAGCGGCCAATGGCACTGAGGCCGGTTGGCGTTATGACCCGGAGGGACTCGGCGATGAATGGGAACCCAAGGTGGAGACGttgtcaaaggaagaaattGAGAAGCGGGAAGGCGATCGTGAACGGCAGATTCGTCGTCTACGACGAGAAACCGCTAGGTTCTCTTCTACTGCAGGCATCACTCCAGACGTTTCACGACAAGGTAGCGGGGGCTATTTTGATGTCGACAGCGAGACCCCTCTAGGTAGGGGAGAAAGGAGCAAACGAAAAAGGCGTTTCCGCAGCCTGAGCCCattgggaagaggaggtaCACCTGGTGGCCGTGGAACCCCAGACACCTCTTCCGGCGCTGGGTATGGCGGTGGCGGCGGTACATTATCCGATTG GGAACGGCAAAACTGGCGTTGCAGTAACTGCATGGTATGGGGTACCGCCGTTTGGGCTGTTCGGGATGGCCCTGCTGGTCCAAGG ACACTCTGCCACAACTGTGGTCTTCTATACGAACGCGATAAAGTTGCACCAGAATGGTCCAGAGATCTACACCGTCATGATATACCGATTGGCCGAGCATAG
- a CDS encoding putative nuclear pore complex subunit, translated as MAAAQIISNSGHDDMIHDAGLDYYGRRLATCSSDKTIKIFEIEGETHRLVETLKGHEGAVWCIAWAHPKFGTILASSSYDGKVLIWREQHQNTTSPVAVNTWTKVFDFSLHTASVNMVSWAPHESGCLLACASSDGHVSVLEFQDNSWTHQIFHAHGMGVNSISWAPAASPGSLISANPGPGQQRRFVTGGSDNLLKIWDYNSETKSYNLSQTLEGHSDWVRDVAWSPSILSKSYIASASQDKTVRIWTSDVSNPGQWASQQLEFDTVLWRVSWSPSGNILAVSGGDNKVSLWKENLKGQWEKVKDIEE; from the exons ATG GCGGCTGCTCAGATTATCTCCAATTCCGGACACGATGACATGATT CACGACGCTGGCCTGGACTACTATGGCCGCAGATTAGCGACTTGCTCGTCGGATAAGACAATAAAGATATTCGAGATCGAAGGTGAGACGCATCGCCTAGTGGAAACTCTTAAAGG ACACGAAGGCGCAGTTTGGTGTATCGCATGG GCGCACCCTAAATTTGGTACAATTCTGGCCTCTTCATCCTATGATGGAAAGGTCCTCATCTGGCGCGAACAACACCAGAACACAACATCCCCTGTCGCTGTTAACACTTGGACAAAGGTCTTTGATTTCTCCCTCCACACAGCCTCGGTGAACATGGTCTCCTGGGCTCCGCACGAGAGTGGATGCCTTCttgcttgcgcttcttccgACGGCCATGTCAGTGTTCTTGAGTTCCAGGATAATAGCTGGACTCATCAGATCTTTCACGCCCATGGAATGGGTGTGAACTCTATTAGCTGGGCCCCTGCGGCATCTCCCGGTAGCCTGATCAGTGCCAACCCTGGACCGGGTCAGCAGCGAAGGTTCGTCACAGGCGGAAGCGATAATCTGCTCAAGATTTGGGATTACAA CTCGGAAACTAAGTCCTATAATCTCTCCCAGACACTTGAAGGCCACTCCGATTGGGTCCGAGACGTTGCTTGGTCGCCGAGCATCCTTTCCAAGTCCTACATCGCGTCTGCCTCCCAAGATAAAACTGTTCGCATCTGGACCTCGGATGTGTCGAATCCTGGTCAGTGGGCCAGCCAGCAGCTCGAATTTGATACTGTGCTCTGGAGGGTCAGTTGGAGCCCGAGCGGAAACATCCTCGCTGTGAGTGGAGGAGACAATAAAGTCAGCTTGTGGAAGGAGAATCTCAAGGGACAATgggagaaggtgaaggatATTGAGGAGTAA
- a CDS encoding dipeptidyl peptidase, whose translation MDEKVKQHYLADSPPTVVRLEIKHHFDNLKDAKLRRYAHYISRAAFEGTRVTLRQVSPESEPIYDLIIALYHACDGNWTDLAKRTNVSDEHLRYFLEYSAQFLGNCGNYKGFGDSKFIPRLPVEAFQALASSTSETKATFEKANTTGGGIYETKEQALMHLGYTDNGHMTTYYPDSPSITKDEITAIGDLMEKKGLPLENTRLKKLSSGDFELLIASGVASPPVRDRDLGEVDALDLDGNLTGKKLRLVFGDHIEEMAKIAHSIKQAGLNAANDNQKRMLDAYALSFGAGSIEAFKESQRIWVKDQKPSLETNIGFVETYRDPHGVRGEWEGFVALVNLERTRAFGKLVDSAESMIPKLPWGEDFEKDKFLSPDFTSLEVLSFQSSGIPAGINLPNYDDIRQNLGFKNVSLGNVLSAKAPNEPVPFIAEKDLDVYRRCRDPAFEVQVGIHELLGHGTGKLLQETAPGEYNFDISNPPVSPVTGKPVSTWYKPGQTWSSVFGAIASSYEECRAECVAMVLSCDFSILKIFGFGNGQEDLTNEAGDVLFAAYLQMARAGLVALEFWDPKTQKWGQAHMQARYSILRTFLDAGDDFVKLFYTKEDLSDLEIHLDRSKILTHGRPAVEKYLQKLHVYKSTADYEAGKKLYDDITSVDEWWGSKVREVVLQNKVPRKVFVQGNTILDEDQVTLKEYEPTLEGMIQSFVERNAYKYKHCPCDLETNLDNLPWQSGSPGSPTTARPHHLPDSTVEEEDDDFYTAPPPHSPSSQASSSSVVSAHPPPFLSLVFHPRADSNRAKVTVPEPGPAFVSPFTHPSSEEEQLEPDSSSVTAETKETFSRDHKDYSPGRSAEEGEPPPPYTEGSSPINSFTYVMATAGGASSIITQVQQAGGPPINTLGDIGGDEHITLDLRGTRFTLSRDELLTLPEFVLLSLFPNGLLPDGHMGTFHEGDIYPVDYDPVSLQYMLDFFRSVAQSIPSSPTASASQDLDISPDSMQGSTRDMLQDRAGIIVLREDLDFYAIPPRPDIDHAEMIEVKRAAARALLKQDGIFSGLRKSDEAGSTEQHLIEMLTAGGFDRDDRWGHRAPEPNKAVICSLALAKLRTDIRGDIPNNNAVGMAQKLLLFWRKPARRCWWEGIELENIEGVEGKVKIWIRRVWTLEMSVIGLR comes from the exons atggatgagaaggtCAAACAGCACTATCTGGCTGACTCACCTCCCACGGTAGTTCGCCTAGAAATCAAACATCACTTTGATAATCTCAAGGATGCAAAGCTGAGGCGATATGCGCACTACATAAGCAG AGCGGCATTTGAAGGCACTCGCGTTACTTTGCGCCAGGTTTCTCCCGAGTCTGAGCCGATCTATGATCTCATAATCGCACTCTACCATGCCTGTGATGGAAACTGGACTGACCTCGCTAAGAGGACCAATGTAAGCGACGAGCATTTGCGCTATTTCTTGGAGTATTCGGCCCAATTTCTTGGAAATTGCGGCAACTACAAAGGTTTTGGTGACTCCAAGTTTATTCCTCGACTGCCTGTAGAAGCCTTTCAGGCGTTAGCCTCATCCACCTCAGAAACCAAAGCAACATTTGAGAAAGCGAATACCACTGGAGGCGGTATTTATGAGACAAAAGAGCAGGCGCTTATGCACCTTGGATATACGGATAATGGCCATATGACTACTTATTACCCTGATTCGCCATCCATAACGAAAGATGAAATCACAGCTATCGGCGACCTcatggaaaaaaaagggttaCCATTGGAAAATACAAGACTTAAGAAGTTGTCATCCGGTGACTTTGAATTACTAATTGCCTCGGGTGTTGCTTCTCCCCCTGTAAGGGACAGAGATCTTGGTGAAGTCGACGCTTTGGACCTGGATGGCAACCTGACAGGGAAGAAGCTGCGCCTGGTTTTTGGCGATCATATAGAGGAAATGGCAAAAATCGCCCATTCGATTAAGCAAGCGGGGCTCAATGCAGCAAACGACAACCAGAAACGGATGTTAGATGCGTATGCCTTGTCGTTTGGTGCCGGTTCAATTGAAGCGTTCAAAGAAAGTCAGCGGATCTGGGTGAAGGATCAAAAGCCGAGTCTGGAGACCAATATAGGGTTTGTAGAGACTTATAGAGACCCGCATGGAGTGCGAGGAGAATGGGAAGGCTTCGTTGCTTTG GTTAACCTAGAGCGTACCCGAGCATTCGGAAAGCTTGTGGATAGTGCAGAGAGCATGATTCCCAAGCTTCCATGGGGCGAAGACTTTGAAAAGGACAAGTTTCTTAGCCCAGATTTCACTTCGTTGGAAGTCTTGAGCTTTCAATCTTCCGGCATACCTGCTGGCATCAATCTCCCAAATTATGACGATATCCGTCAAAATCTAGGTTTCAAGAACGTTTCTCTTGGAAATGTGCTTAGCGCCAAAGCCCCTAACGAGCCTGTTCCTTTTATTGCCGAGAAGGATTTGGACGTTTATCGCAGATGCCGTGACCCCGCGTTTGAAGTCCAGGTAGGCATCCATGAACTTCTTGGGCACGGAACTGGcaagcttcttcaagagaCTGCCCCAGGAGAGTATAACTTTGATATTTCCAACCCTCCTGTGAGTCCAGTCACGGGAAAACCTGTATCTACATGGTACAAGCCTGGTCAGACCTGGAGCTCGGTTTTCGGAGCTATCGCCTCTTCTTATGAAGAGTGCCGTGCAGAGTGCGTTGCTATGGTGCTCAGCTGCGACTTTAGCATCCTGAAGATTTTTGGATTCGGAAACGGACAAGAAGATCTCACCAACGAGGCTGGAGATGTCTTGTTCGCAGCATACCTGCAGATGGCTCGTGCAGGCTTGGTCGCCTTGGAGTTCTGGGACCCCAAAACTCAGAAATGGGGGCAAGCCCATATGCAAGCTCGCTATAGTATTCTGCGAACATTCCTTGACGCTGGTGACGATTTCGTCAAACTTTTTTACACCAAAGAAGATCTCTCTGATTTGGAGATACATCTGGACCGATCGAAGATCCTGACGCACGGACGTCCAGCCGTGGAGAAATATCTGCAAAAGCTGCACGTCTACAAGAGTACCGCGGATTATGAAGCAGGTAAGAAGCTCTATGATGATATCACGTCGGTTGATGAGTGGTGGGGGAGCAAAGTTCGCGAGGTTGTTCTTCAGAACAAGGTCCCACGTAAAGTGTTTGTCCAGGGCAACACTATTCTAGATGAGGACCAAGTGACGCTCAAAGAGTATGAACCGACGCTTGAGGGAATGATCCAGAGCTTTGTTGAACGCAAT GCATACAAGTATAAACACTGTCCCTGTGATCTCGAAACGAATCTCGACAACTTGCCGTGGCAATCAGGTTCTCCTGGCTCGCCTACCACGGCGCGGCCGCATCATCTCCCGGATTCTAcagtggaggaagaagacgacgactTCTATACTGCGCCGCCGCCGCATTCCCCGTCTTCACAGGCTTCCTCATCTAGCGTTGTCTCAGCACATCCTCCACCATTCTTGTCTCTTGTGTTCCATCCTAGAGCTGATTCCAATCGTGCCAAGGTTACAGTTCCCGAACCTGGGCCAGCTTTCGTCTCGCCGTTCACACACCCGTcctccgaagaagagcaactGGAACCAGACTCATCATCCGTGACTGCGGAGACCAAGGAAACCTTTTCCAGGGATCACAAGGATTATTCACCAGGAAGGTCGGCGGAAGAGGGAGAGCCTCCTCCCCCGTATACCGAAGGATCTAGCCCCATAAACTCATTCACCTACGTTATGGCTACGGCAGGAGGCGCGTCGAGTATCATCACCCAAGTGCAACAGGCGGGTGGTCCACCGATAAACACTTTAGGAG ACATCGGCGGCGATGAACATATCACTCTCGACCTCAG AGGAACCAGGTTCACACTCTCCCGGGACGAACTGTTGACACTGCCGGAGTTTGTCCTTTTATCGCTGTTTCCGAATGGTTTGCTTCCAGATGGACACATGGGCACCTTTCACGAAGGTGATATTTACCCCGTTGAT TATGATCCAGTGTCTCTCCAGTACATGCTTGACTTCTTCCGCTCCGTCGCTCAATCCATCCCATCGTCACCAACAGCTTCGGCATCGCAAGACCTAGATATATCCCCGGACTCCATGCAAGGGTCGACTAGGGACATGCTCCAGGACCGGGCAGGAATCATCGTGCTGCGGGAAGACCTTGACTTTTATGCAATTCCTCCACGTCCGGATATCGACCACGCGGAAATGATCGAGGTCAAACGTGCAGCTGCAAGAGCACTACTGAAGCAAGATGGGATCTTCTCAGGATTGAGAAAGAGCGACGAAGCCGGTTCAACAGAGCAGCACTTGATCGAGATGCTGACTGCAGG TGGTTTTGATCGTGATGACCGGTGGGGCCACCGTGCCCCAGAGCCCAACAAGGCAGTTATCTGTAGCCTCGCATTGGCCAAACTCCGTACTGATATCAGGGGTGACATCCCCAATAACAACGCAGTTGGCATGGCCCAAAAACTCCTCTTATTTTGGAGAAAACCTGCTAGAAGATGCTGGTGGGAGGGTATTGAGTTAGAGAATATCGAAGGCGTTGAAGGGAAGGTGAAAATCTGGATTAGGAGAGTATGGACTTTAGAAATG AGTGTAATTGGGCTTCGATAA
- a CDS encoding cytosolic branched-chain amino acid aminotransferase (branched-chain-amino-acid aminotransferase) has translation MNSLRQFTRRKALQSLAVPPSQGFSTIRLWQRHFNSTPAVASRLAGIDPSKLTVTKTSSPKELTPAKDLVFGKTFTDHMLAIEWSASNGWDAPRIVPYQNLSLDPSACVFHYAFECFEGMKAYKDNNGQIRLFRPDKNMERLNKSSSRIALPTVDGEALTQLVGELVKLDSRFIPSARGYSLYLRPTMIGTQSTLGVGPPGSALLFVIASPVGPYYPTGFKAISLEATDYAVRAWPGGVGDKKLGANYAPCIVPQLSAASRGFQQNLWLFGEEEYVTEVGTMNLFIALKNKETGQKELVTAPLDGTILEGVTRDSVLGLARERLAPNGWTVSERKIRMSEVAEAADEGRLIEVFGSGTAAIVSPVRNISYKGKMVDCGLKEDEEAGEIASQMKNWIEGIQYGDEDHKW, from the exons ATGAACTCGCTGCGTCAATTCACTCGTCGCAAGGCGCTACAGAGCCTGGCTGTCCCTCCGAGCCAGGGCTTCAGCACAATTAGATTATGGCAGAGACATTTCAACAGTACTCCAGCTGTTGCTTCCCGGCTAGCTGGCATTGATCCTTCAAAGCTTACGGTCACCAAAACGAGCTCCCCTAAAGAATTGACACCTGCAAAGGATCTCGTTTTTGGCAAGACCTTCACTG ATCATATGCTTGCTATTGAATGGTCAGCATCCAATGGCTGGGATGCCCCTCGTATTGTTCCCTACCAAAACCTCAGCTTGGATCCCTCGGCTTGTGTGTTTCACTATGCATTTGAATGCTTTGAAGGCATGAAAGCCTACAAAGACAACAATGGCCAAATTCGGCTGTTCCGTCCAGACAAGAACATGGAGCGCTTGAACAAGTCTTCGTCGCGAATTGCTCTCCCTACCGTTGACGGTGAGGCTCTGACCCAGTTGGTTGGGGAGCTCGTGAAACTGGACAGCAGATTCATCCCTAG TGCCCGGGGATATTCACTATACCTCCGGCCCACAATGATCGGCACGCAAAGTACCCTTGGAGTTGGACCACCAGGATCTGCCCTTTTGTTCGTCATCGCAAGTCCCGTTGGGCCTTATTACCCCACTGGCTTCAAAGCCATCTCGCTAGAGGCCACTGACTATGCTGTTCGAGCCTGGCCCGGTGGTGTTGGGGATAAAAAGCTGGGTGCTAACTACGCTCCGTGCATTGTTCCTCAGTTGAGCGCAGCCTCCCGAGGCTTCCAACAAAACTTGTGGCTTTtcggcgaggaagaataCGTAACCGAGGTCGGCACTATGAACCTCTTTATTGcgctgaagaacaaggaaaCAGGGCAGAAGGAACTAGTCACTGCTCCTTTAGATGGAACCATTCTTGAGGGCGTGACCCGTGACTCTGTTTTAGGACTTGCCCGGGAGAGATTAGCACCAAACGGCTGGACTGTGTCTGAACGCAAGATTAGAATGTCTGAGGTTGCTGAGGCAGCAGACGAGGGTAGGTTGATTGAGGTGTTCGGATCTGGCACCGCAGCCATCGTAAGCCCTGTACGAAACATCAGCTACAAAGGCAAGATGGTCGATTGTGGCttgaaggaagatgaggaagctgGCGAGATTGCTTCCCAGATGAAAAATTGGATCGAGGGGATCCAGTATGGTGATGAAGATCACAAGTGGAG
- a CDS encoding sugar and other transporter-domain-containing protein: MGTRHENDTLDPNAPLLILDGHTTHDPQNNEEDRHIDSESNYSGTQFIWALTFSAGLSGLLFGYDTGVISSTLVSIGTDLSDRDLTTLDKSLITSCTSLFALVASPLAGVLADKFGRRKVIFVADALFALGAFVQAISNEVWGMIAGRSIVGLAVGGASLVTPLYISELAPSNMRGRLVTILSLFITGGQVVAYIVGWLFSLIDGGWRWIVGLGILPALFQLVILTALPETPRWLAQAGFETNAIAVLGKVYQGHPDSDCITKRILREIQQEVAEERLGHPGGSSGAGQQWIHYVLQRTTELFYVGGNRRALIIAMMLQGSQQLSGFNCLMYFSGIIFSSLSFSSPTLTSLSVATTNFLFTLLAFTYIDRIGRRRILLYSIPIMTISLIVCALTFSLVSSDLSSFPLTRAGSSDTVPDDSMLPITILLCLTVYTASYAFGLGNVPWQQSELFPLSVRSLGSAFATATNWASNFVVGLTFLPMMELLSPGWTFGTYAVVCAVSWFAVWAIYPEMSGLGLEEVKELLADGWGVKESVTRVYGSKRENLLPGESSVWRYRFMKLYDTPPGRSSSELKIEYQTRSIVLSQKISFRFGQKEEQLLWLTVMQGILLEALTVTEIDGVVYSKTFERIREALQLSAPDILNRPLSGYGNTKPDRPSDLFCGLQLCLTGLALDPKMSVRCLRTDYDIADVYSYQTEITRPFIDIKKLELPTILHIRNFWVRHLLSPNEATYCTSYAKLPVDQRPRTMLTLVNSQFFQIRSDLNTLNWPPEFNRIIPMVGPESHRLYFRGLQKLGDDLYPVRGFTEPIRGSQGGFPGWQRICFAIYAADREQLPLLLEIGESEPSDVEAACLLSELWPPGELETDFLWIQGYEGVILPGGKIMLGQWVDMIDTTERGPFIFWNL; the protein is encoded by the exons ATGGGCACTAGACATGAAAACGATACATTGGACCCTAACGCTCCTCTACTTATTCTAGATGGACACACTACCCACGACCCCCAaaacaatgaagaagataggCACATTGATAGCGAGTCAAACTACTCGGGAACTCAATTTATATGGGCATTGACATTCTCTGCTGGTCTTAGTGGGCTATTATTTGGTTATGA CACAGGGGTGATTTCCTCAACGCTCGTATCAATCGGCACGGATCTCTCCGATCGCGATCTTACAACACTAGACAAAAGCCTAATAACATCTTGCACAAGCTTGTTTGCTTTGGTTGCCAGCCCCCTTGCGGGGGTTCTGGCTGACAAGTTCGGTCGCCGGAAGGTTATATTCGTTGCAGATGCGCTGTTCGCTCTAGGTGCTTTTGTGCAGGCAATCTCCAATGAAGTATGGGGCATGATTGCTGGTAGAAGTATTGTTGGGTTAGCTGTTGGCGGCGCGAGCTTGGTAACTCCATT ATACATCTCCGAATTGGCACCATCCAATATGAGGGGCAGACTGGTGACGATTCTCTCCTTGTTCATCACCGGTGGCCAAGTTGTAGCATACATCGTGGGTTGGCTCTTTTCCTTAATTGACGGAGGCTGGCGCTGGATCGTTGGCCTTGGAATACTTCCGGCACTCTTTCAGCTTGTTATCCTCACCGCTCTACCTGAAACTCCCCGATGGCTGGCACAAGCAGGATTCGAAACAAATGCTATAGCTGTCCTGGGAAAGGTCTACCAGGGTCATCCAGACAGTGACTGCATCACTAAACGAATTTTACGGGAAATTCAGCAGGAGGTAGCAGAAGAACGGTTAGGTCATCCTGGTGGTTCTTCTGGGGCTGGCCAACAGTGGATTCACTACGTCTTGCAGCGTACCACAGAGCTCTTCTACGTTGGTGGCAATAGAAGAGCGTTGATTATAGCGATGATGCTACAAGGTTCGCAGCAGCTCTCGGGCTTCAACTGTCTTATGTACTTCTCTGGCATTATAttttcatctctctccttttcgtCGCCGACGCTCACGTCGCTGTCAGTGGCCACGACTAACTTTCTTTTTACATTGCTTGCATTTACCTACATCGATAGGATCGGCCGGCGCCGAATCCTCCTCTATTCTATACCTATCATGACAATATCTCTCATCGTTTGCGCACTAACCTTCTCTTTGGTGTCATCAGATTTGTCCTCTTTTCCACTGACACGTGCAGGGTCCAGTGACACCGTGCCAGATGATTCAATGCTCCCTATCACTATTCTCTTGTGTTTAACGGTTTACACGGCTTCTTACGCCTTCGGGCTTGGCAATGTACCCTGGCAGCAGTCCGAGCTGTTTCCTTTAAGTGTACGGTCTCTCGGGTCTGCATTCGCTACAGCAACGAACTGGGCCTCAAATTTCGTTGTCGGGCTCACTTTTCTTCCCATGATGGAACTATTGTCTCCAGGGTGGACCTTTGGGACCTATGCGGTCGTCTGTGCAGTTAGCTGGTTTGCTGTGTGGGCGATCTACCCTGAGATGAGTGGGCTCGGTTTAGAAGAGGTCAAGGAACTCCTCGCAGATGGCTGGGGTGTCAAGGAAA GTGTCACCAGAGTCTACGGTTCCAAACGAGAG AATCTCTTACCTGGGGAATCGTCTGTCTGGCGATACCGTTTCATGAAATTGTATGATACACCCCCAGGCCGGAGTTCCTCTGAACTAAAGATCGAGTATCAGACTCGTTCGATCGTTCTCTCCCAGAAAATCAGTTTTAGATTTGgccagaaagaagagcagCTACTATGGTTGACGGTGATGCAAGGCATTCTCCTGGAGGCTCTAACCGTTACGGAGATTGACGGAGTGGTCTATTCAAAGACATTCGAGCGTATCCGCGAGGCACTTCAGCTTTCTGCTCCAGACATCCTCAACAGGCCCCTAAGCGGCTATGGAAACACGAAACCAGACCGTCCGTCGGATCTATTTTGCGGTCTTCAACTG TGTCTAACCGGCCTAGCGCTTGACCCAAAAATGTCCGTTCGTTGCCTCCGAACAGACTACGATATTGCAGACGTCTACTCTTACCAAACTGAGATCACGAGACCATTTATTGATATAAAGAAGCTAGAGCTACCGACCATTTTGCATATCCGCAATTTCTGGGTGCGGCATTTGCTGAGCCCTAATGAAGCTACTTACTGCACTTCTTACGCAAAGCTACCTGTAGACCAAAGACCCAGG ACAATGCTTACACTGGTCAACTCCCAGTTCTTTCAAATCAGGTCAGACCTGAACACCTTGAACTGGCCACCTGAGTTTAACAGAATAATCCCGATGGTTGGGCCAGAGTCTCATCGCTTATACTTCCGTGGGCTCCAAAAACTTGGCGACGATCTATATCCAGTGCGCGGCTTTACAGAGCCTATTCGAGGATCGCAAGGCGGCTTTCCCGGTTGGCAGCGTATCTGCTTTGCCATTTATGCCGCAGACCGTGAGCAACTCCCGCTGCTTCTCGAGATTGGCGAATCGGAGCCAAGTGACGTTGAAGCAGCATGTTTACTAAGCGAGCTGTGGCCACCAGGTGAGCTGGAAACCGATTTTCTTTGGATTCAAGGTTATGAGGGAGTGATCCTTCCCGGGGGTAAGATCATGCTAGGACAATGGGTCGATATGATTGACACGACAGAAAGAGGGCCATTCATTTTTTGGAATTTGTGA